From the genome of Isachenkonia alkalipeptolytica, one region includes:
- a CDS encoding flagellar basal body-associated FliL family protein encodes MEKENLKFLKKWLKHEYAPMVVAGAAILGVLVAVYLFFAHEGGPEASVEGQTHGSAYSENIKISSSGPAGRGRVKMSYYLRSEEAFEEAMATKEYVIRDLTIETLLSWDEESLSTREGMENFKEELLNLIYAETGIPVDGIYFHEFILN; translated from the coding sequence ATGGAAAAGGAGAACTTGAAATTCCTTAAAAAGTGGTTGAAACATGAATATGCCCCGATGGTTGTGGCCGGAGCGGCGATCCTCGGGGTTCTAGTGGCGGTTTATTTGTTTTTTGCCCATGAGGGCGGGCCGGAGGCCTCGGTGGAAGGGCAGACTCACGGAAGTGCCTATAGCGAGAACATTAAAATTAGCAGTAGCGGTCCCGCAGGCCGCGGGCGGGTGAAGATGAGTTACTATTTAAGAAGCGAGGAAGCCTTTGAAGAGGCCATGGCCACAAAGGAGTATGTGATTCGGGACTTAACCATTGAAACCCTTCTATCATGGGACGAAGAATCTTTAAGCACCCGGGAAGGCATGGAAAACTTTAAAGAGGAGTTGCTTAATTTGATTTATGCAGAAACCGGCATTCCCGTAGATGGGATTTATTTTCATGAGTTCATACTAAACTAG